ACGGCATGCGTCAGAATGACGTTGTCGCCGAGCACGCCGATCTCGTCCAGGTGCACCATCGGCCGCTGCCCGAACGCGGCCAGAAACCCCTCGGGGTCCATCGCGGCCGGCGACATGTGAAAGCTCATCCCGGTGCCGCACTCGAGCGACAGGCCCTTGGCCGCCCGCCACAGCTCGTCGCTGCAGCAGGTGTGCCCGATGATGATCGGCCACGCCTGGATCCGCCCGTCGGCCACCGAGGCGTACCGGTCCATCGTGTCGTGCAGCCGCGCGATCGCCTGCGCCGTGGTCAGCCGCAGCACCTCCGGCTCCGGCGGCAGGTCCCAGGCCCACGGTCCGACGCGGGCGCGGATGCCGATCTCGGTGAGCGCCTCGACCACCGGGTCGATGAACCGGATCGTGCCCGCCTCCAGGAACGAGGTCGTGCCGCTCTTGAGCATCTCCAGCGAGGCGAGCTGTGCCGAGATGTGCTCGTCCTCCTCGGTGTAGTGCGTGTGGATCGGCGTCAGCCACTCGAACACGTTCTCCAGGAACGGGGTGTCGTCCGGGACGAAGCCGCGGGTCAGCGGCTCGCCGGTGATGTGCACGTGCGTGTTGATCAGGCCGGGCGTCACCACGAACCGCACGCCCTCGATCACGCTGTCTGCGTGCCAGGCGGCGGTCACGTCGTCGGTCTTGCCGACGGCGACGATGCGGTCGTCGCGGATCGCGATCGCCGCGTCGGTGATGACGCGGCGCTGGTCGTCCATGGTGACCGC
This genomic stretch from Jatrophihabitans cynanchi harbors:
- a CDS encoding amidohydrolase family protein, which translates into the protein MTTDASTERADTLIRNTMAVTMDDQRRVITDAAIAIRDDRIVAVGKTDDVTAAWHADSVIEGVRFVVTPGLINTHVHITGEPLTRGFVPDDTPFLENVFEWLTPIHTHYTEEDEHISAQLASLEMLKSGTTSFLEAGTIRFIDPVVEALTEIGIRARVGPWAWDLPPEPEVLRLTTAQAIARLHDTMDRYASVADGRIQAWPIIIGHTCCSDELWRAAKGLSLECGTGMSFHMSPAAMDPEGFLAAFGQRPMVHLDEIGVLGDNVILTHAVHVDDEEIRLLAKTGTSVSHCPTTALKVSYGVTQIGKFPEMVAAGINVAIGTDGNNASNYHDLMRATYLVAGLFKDARRDATIFPAEDAFAMATRNGARALQAEDDLGSIEVGKKADLVLHDTNRPEWRPLHNVANQLVWSADGRGVHTVFVDGRRVVDNYRCTTIDEDDLLRRAQVAGEGIRARSGLPDRAKWPTV